From one Lolium rigidum isolate FL_2022 chromosome 4, APGP_CSIRO_Lrig_0.1, whole genome shotgun sequence genomic stretch:
- the LOC124648384 gene encoding uncharacterized protein LOC124648384, which translates to MEEHGDQTQLLPDDVLAVVLARLAPRDLATSRCVCKPWRDTIDARRILRADLLPHSLAGFFINFNDLRYSEFFSRPSSPSPSEGPGIQEKELIYLTMQAHCNGLLLVRDTVANPATGWRAPLPPPPPKTPGMECFIYDAYLAYDPTLSPHYQVLLLPRVPYIELDIEPDEYPLNMVDPAMFELEWPPSSCVLRVFSSFTKRWEEKAFSRVGEAAGTVLELGIADIGNDSTAVYWHGALYVRCQKGFVMRLSLSSNTIQVIKPPGDLEPESCEIMHHLGKSRKGVYYASIKDSYRLQVWVLNESCAYTKWELEHDRHFNLLLNDGQQVYGPWILQDVNYNNEEYINVNGDDGTTVVEGNFRWDSDDDEEEGDAKDLVDKFNGGISILGFHPFKEIVFLSADLSRGLAYHLNTSKIQHLGNLCPKHYHGITRHGFIRASFPYTPCWME; encoded by the exons ATGGAAGAGCATGGCGACCAGACGCAGCTGCTGCCTGACGACGTGCTCGCGGTCGTCCTCGCCCGCCTCGCTCCGCGCGACCTCGCCACGTCCCGGTGCGTCTGCAAGCCCTGGCGGGACACCATCGACGCTCGCCGCATCCTTCGCGCCGACCTCCTCCCGCACTCGCTGGCCGGCTTCTTCATCAACTTCAACGACCTCAGGTACTCAGAGTTCTTCTCCCGCCCATCATCACCCTCTCCGTCCGAGGGGCCCGGGATCCAAGAGAAAGAGCTCATCTACCTCACCATGCAAGCTCACTGCAACGGCCTTCTCCTGGTCCGCGACACGGTGGCAAACCCGGCCACGGGGTGGAGGGCAcctttgccgccgccgccgcccaaaacACCGGGGATGGAGTGCTTCATCTATGACGCCTACCTTGCATATGATCCTACGCTGTCGCCTCACTATCAAGTCCTTCTCCTACCTCGTGTTCCCTACATCGAGCTTGACATAGAACCGGACGAGTACCCGTTGAACATGGTTGACCCGGCAATGTTTGAATTGGAATGGCCGCCATCATCGTGTGTGCTGCGTGTCTTCTCATCGTTCACCAAGCGATGGGAGGAAAAAGCTTTCTCTCGGGTAGGAGAGGCTGCAGGAACCGTTCTTGAATTGGGGATAGCAGATATAGGGAATGATTCCACCGCCGTCTACTGGCATGGCGCACTCTATGTGCGATGCCAAAAAGGTTTTGTTATGAG GTTATCGTTATCAAGCAACACAATCCAAGTAATTAAACCACCTGGAGATCTTGAACCCGAGAGCTGCGAAATTATGCATCACCTCGGAAAATCTAGAAAGGGTGTGTATTACGCATCAATTAAAGATTCATACCGACTTCAGGTATGGGTTCTCAACGAATCATGCGCTTATACTAAGTGGGAGTTGGAGCATGATAGGCACTTCAATCTACTGCTAAACGACGGCCAACAAGTTTATGGGCCCTGGATCTTGCAAGATGTTAACTACAACAACGAAGAGTATATCAATGTTAACGGTGACGATGGCACCACGGTAGTAGAAGGCAATTTCAGATGGGactctgatgatgatgaggaggagggggacgcaaAAGATTTGGTGGACAAATTCAACGGTGGAATTTCAATCCTTGGATTTCATCCTTTCAAAGAAATTGTCTTCCTTAGTGCAGATTTGAGTAGAGGACTGGCATATCATTTAAATACCTCCAAGATTCAACACCTTGGTAACTTATGCCCAAAGCATTACCACGGGATTACTCGACATGGATTTATCAGAGCATCTTTTCCTTATACGCCTTGTTGGATGGAATAG